One region of Mycolicibacterium lutetiense genomic DNA includes:
- a CDS encoding aspartate kinase: MALVVQKYGGSSVSDADRIRRVAERIVETKKAGNDVVVVVSAMGDTTDDLLDLARQVSPAPPAREMDMLLTAGERISNALVAMAIESLGAQARSFTGSQAGIVTTGTHGNAKIIDVTPGRLRDALDEGVIVLVAGFQGVSQDSKDVTTMGRGGSDTTAVALAAALKADVCEIYTDVDGIFTADPRIVPSARHLDTVSFEEMLEMAACGAKVLMLRCVEYARRYNVPIHVRSSYTDKPGTIVKGSIEDIPMEDALLTGVAHDRGEAKVTVVGVPDVPGYAARVFRAIADADVNIDMVLQNISKVEDGKTDITFTCPMDNGPGAVQKLTSLQDEIGFSQVLYDDHIGKVSLVGAGMRSHPGVTAKFCEALAEVGVNIDLISTSEIRISVLVKDTDLDTAVSALHDAFDLGGEDEAVVYGGTGR; this comes from the coding sequence AAGAAGGCCGGCAACGACGTCGTCGTCGTGGTCTCTGCGATGGGCGACACCACCGACGACCTGCTTGACCTGGCCCGTCAGGTCTCCCCGGCCCCGCCGGCGCGTGAGATGGACATGCTGCTGACCGCCGGTGAGCGCATCTCCAACGCCCTGGTCGCGATGGCCATCGAGTCCCTCGGTGCCCAGGCGCGCTCGTTCACCGGCTCGCAGGCCGGCATCGTCACCACCGGCACCCACGGCAACGCCAAGATCATCGATGTCACCCCCGGTCGCCTGCGCGATGCGCTGGACGAGGGCGTCATCGTGCTGGTCGCCGGGTTCCAGGGCGTCAGCCAGGACAGCAAGGACGTCACCACCATGGGCCGCGGCGGCTCGGACACCACCGCCGTCGCCCTGGCCGCCGCCCTCAAGGCTGACGTCTGCGAGATCTACACCGACGTCGACGGCATTTTCACCGCCGACCCGCGCATTGTGCCCAGCGCCCGCCACCTCGACACCGTCTCCTTCGAGGAGATGCTCGAGATGGCCGCGTGCGGCGCCAAGGTGCTGATGCTGCGCTGCGTCGAATACGCCCGCCGGTACAACGTGCCGATTCACGTTCGTTCGTCGTACACGGACAAGCCCGGCACCATCGTCAAAGGATCGATCGAGGACATCCCCATGGAAGACGCCCTTCTCACCGGAGTAGCCCACGACCGCGGGGAGGCCAAGGTCACCGTCGTCGGTGTCCCGGACGTACCCGGGTATGCCGCCAGGGTGTTCCGCGCGATCGCCGACGCCGACGTGAACATCGACATGGTGCTGCAGAACATCTCCAAGGTCGAGGACGGCAAGACCGACATCACCTTCACCTGCCCGATGGACAACGGCCCGGGCGCGGTGCAGAAGCTGACCTCGCTGCAGGACGAAATCGGGTTCAGCCAGGTGCTGTACGACGACCACATCGGCAAGGTGTCGCTGGTCGGCGCGGGCATGCGCAGCCATCCCGGCGTCACCGCGAAGTTCTGCGAGGCGCTGGCCGAGGTCGGCGTCAACATCGACCTGATCTCCACCTCCGAGATCCGCATCTCGGTCCTCGTGAAGGACACGGATCTGGATACCGCCGTCTCCGCGCTGCATGACGCCTTCGACCTGGGCGGCGAAGACGAGGCCGTGGTCTACGGCGGAACGGGGCGCTGA
- a CDS encoding aspartate-semialdehyde dehydrogenase, whose protein sequence is MVSIGVIGATGQVGQVMRALLEQRNFPASSVRFFASARSEGKKLTYRGQEIEVENSETADPSGLDIALFSAGATMSRVQAPRFAAAGAVVVDNSSAWRKDPDVPLVVSEVNFERDGRVRPKGIIANPNCTTMAAMPVLKPLHEEAGLTRLIVSSYQAVSGSGLAGVEELASQTRAVIDGAEQLVHDGSALTYPAPVKYVAPIAFNVIPLAGALVDDGSGETDEDQKLRNESRKILGIPELLVSGTCVRVPVFTGHSLSINAEFAQPLSVERAKEILAASPGVKLVDVPNPLAAAGADESLVGRIRQDPGVPDGRGLALFVSGDNLRKGAALNTIQIAELLAAEL, encoded by the coding sequence ATGGTTTCGATCGGTGTGATCGGCGCGACTGGCCAGGTCGGCCAGGTCATGCGCGCCCTGCTCGAGCAGCGGAACTTTCCGGCCAGCTCGGTCCGGTTCTTCGCCTCGGCCCGTTCCGAGGGCAAGAAGCTGACCTACCGCGGCCAGGAGATCGAGGTCGAGAACAGCGAGACCGCCGACCCGTCGGGTCTGGACATCGCGCTGTTCTCCGCCGGTGCGACGATGTCGCGCGTGCAGGCCCCGAGGTTCGCCGCGGCCGGCGCCGTCGTCGTCGACAACTCCTCGGCGTGGCGCAAGGACCCGGACGTGCCCCTGGTGGTGTCCGAGGTCAACTTCGAGCGCGACGGCCGCGTCCGTCCGAAGGGCATCATCGCCAACCCGAACTGCACCACCATGGCCGCGATGCCGGTGCTCAAGCCGCTGCACGAGGAGGCCGGGCTGACCCGGTTGATCGTGTCGAGCTATCAGGCGGTGTCGGGCAGTGGGCTGGCCGGTGTCGAGGAGCTCGCCTCGCAGACCCGCGCGGTGATCGACGGAGCCGAGCAGCTGGTGCACGACGGCTCGGCGCTGACGTACCCGGCGCCGGTGAAATATGTTGCCCCCATTGCGTTCAACGTTATTCCGCTCGCTGGCGCACTCGTTGATGACGGTTCCGGTGAGACCGATGAGGATCAGAAGCTGCGCAACGAGAGCCGCAAGATCCTGGGCATCCCTGAGCTCCTGGTCAGCGGTACCTGCGTGCGGGTTCCGGTGTTCACCGGACACTCGCTGTCGATCAACGCCGAGTTCGCACAACCGCTTTCGGTCGAGCGTGCCAAGGAAATCCTGGCCGCCTCGCCGGGTGTGAAACTGGTCGACGTGCCGAACCCGCTGGCCGCCGCCGGTGCCGACGAGTCCCTGGTCGGCCGGATCCGGCAGGATCCGGGTGTGCCCGACGGGCGTGGCCTTGCATTGTTCGTGTCCGGCGACAACCTGCGAAAAGGTGCGGCGCTGAACACTATTCAAATCGCCGAGCTGCTGGCCGCCGAGCTCTGA
- a CDS encoding DUF4185 domain-containing protein, producing the protein MNPARRFAAVAILAAAVWQAPAAHANPGFGDPVVPPLASGQVLRIGPSAGTGTPTRDYGIGATDLCEFMEFPSRVLQVCGDSFAGQAVGFGGWHSPVALHVDADSIEDAGGVRYRGVTGVDKPLLADAAPTGSSQLPAGVISINRENYMLVTTTYNLKPQSSRLVKADAAQPNWPTVPGSVRDANYQGGAQSQITGYYDPVPAPDSPSGWVYILANNFDRSSPAFLYRANPKTFTDRAGWQGWSSAGGWGKVPTALFSDRVGEMSIRQIDGKPVLSYFNATNGNMEMRVAYDPTGLGTAPVTTVVFGSVWPDPVDSLPPPEVNQLAQPYGGYISPGSTLDQVRVFISQWNTMARGGSPYRVIQYAVNPFKPWDQ; encoded by the coding sequence GTGAACCCAGCCCGCAGGTTCGCCGCTGTCGCGATACTTGCTGCGGCGGTCTGGCAAGCGCCGGCCGCCCACGCGAACCCCGGCTTCGGTGATCCGGTGGTGCCTCCACTGGCCTCGGGCCAGGTGTTGCGGATCGGGCCGAGCGCCGGAACCGGTACGCCCACCCGTGATTACGGAATCGGTGCCACCGATCTGTGTGAGTTCATGGAGTTCCCCAGCCGGGTGCTCCAGGTGTGCGGTGACAGTTTCGCCGGGCAGGCCGTGGGCTTCGGCGGCTGGCATTCGCCGGTTGCGCTGCACGTCGATGCCGACTCGATCGAGGACGCGGGCGGTGTGCGCTACCGAGGCGTGACCGGGGTGGACAAGCCATTGCTCGCCGACGCCGCGCCGACCGGTTCGTCGCAGTTGCCTGCCGGCGTGATCTCCATCAACCGCGAGAACTACATGTTGGTGACCACCACCTACAACCTCAAGCCTCAGAGTTCCCGCTTGGTGAAAGCCGATGCAGCCCAGCCGAATTGGCCGACAGTTCCCGGCTCGGTGCGCGACGCCAACTACCAGGGCGGCGCGCAGTCGCAGATCACGGGTTACTACGACCCGGTCCCGGCGCCGGATTCTCCGAGCGGGTGGGTGTACATCCTGGCCAACAATTTCGACCGCAGCAGTCCGGCGTTCCTGTACCGGGCCAACCCGAAGACCTTCACCGACCGGGCCGGCTGGCAGGGCTGGTCGTCAGCGGGTGGCTGGGGCAAGGTGCCGACCGCGTTGTTCTCCGACCGGGTCGGGGAGATGAGCATCCGGCAGATCGACGGCAAGCCCGTGCTGTCGTACTTCAACGCGACCAACGGAAACATGGAGATGCGGGTCGCCTACGACCCGACCGGTTTGGGCACCGCACCGGTGACCACAGTGGTGTTCGGCAGTGTCTGGCCGGACCCGGTCGACTCGTTGCCGCCGCCGGAGGTCAACCAGTTGGCCCAGCCCTACGGCGGCTACATCTCACCAGGGTCCACGCTCGATCAGGTCCGCGTCTTCATCAGCCAGTGGAACACCATGGCCCGCGGCGGCAGCCCGTACCGGGTGATCCAGTACGCGGTGAACCCGTTCAAGCCCTGGGATCAGTAG
- a CDS encoding Fur family transcriptional regulator — MTTVHDHDPKALLRAAGLRVTAPRVAVLQALADHPHSTADDVAGLARENLGSVSTQAVYDVLRACVNAGLVRRIEPAGSSARYETRAGDNHHHLVCRVCGVVADVDCAVGETPCLEPSGLAGFAVDEAEVVFWGICADCQKATGTA, encoded by the coding sequence GTGACCACGGTGCATGACCACGACCCCAAGGCCCTGCTGCGGGCTGCCGGGTTGCGCGTGACGGCACCGCGGGTCGCGGTTCTTCAGGCACTGGCCGACCATCCGCATTCCACTGCGGACGATGTGGCCGGCCTGGCGCGCGAAAACCTCGGTTCGGTGTCGACCCAGGCGGTCTACGACGTGCTGCGGGCCTGCGTCAACGCCGGCCTGGTCCGTCGGATCGAACCGGCCGGTTCCTCGGCACGCTACGAGACCCGCGCCGGCGACAACCACCATCACCTGGTCTGCCGGGTGTGCGGTGTGGTCGCCGATGTCGATTGCGCGGTGGGCGAGACCCCCTGCCTGGAGCCCTCTGGCCTGGCCGGTTTCGCGGTCGACGAGGCCGAGGTCGTGTTCTGGGGAATCTGCGCCGATTGCCAGAAAGCCACCGGCACCGCATAA
- a CDS encoding sensor domain-containing protein yields the protein MRALTVGFGLAGLALALAAPVGARPSDPGVVSYAVMPKGSVGNIIGAPMTWESQFTTPFQGFSVENPVCNNWADIGLPEVFNDPDLASFNGATTQTAAGDDNHYVKQAIGVFATPEAADRAFHRVVDRTAGCSGQTTAMHLENFVTQVWTFTGGPASATDADWVKQEAGTDRRCFNTTRKRENVLLQAKVCQSGNAGPAVNVLAGAMQNTLGQ from the coding sequence ATGCGTGCCCTGACTGTCGGTTTCGGGCTGGCCGGTCTCGCACTGGCATTGGCTGCACCTGTTGGTGCGCGCCCCTCGGATCCTGGTGTCGTGTCCTATGCCGTCATGCCCAAAGGTTCGGTGGGCAACATCATCGGTGCCCCGATGACCTGGGAGTCGCAGTTCACGACTCCGTTCCAGGGGTTCTCGGTGGAAAACCCGGTGTGCAACAACTGGGCTGACATCGGCCTGCCCGAGGTCTTCAATGACCCGGACCTCGCCTCGTTCAACGGCGCCACCACCCAGACGGCGGCCGGTGACGACAACCATTACGTCAAGCAGGCGATCGGGGTGTTCGCCACACCTGAGGCTGCCGACCGCGCGTTCCACCGGGTGGTGGACCGCACCGCCGGCTGCTCGGGCCAGACCACCGCGATGCACCTGGAGAACTTCGTGACCCAGGTGTGGACGTTCACCGGCGGCCCGGCGAGCGCCACCGACGCGGATTGGGTGAAACAGGAGGCCGGCACCGACCGTCGCTGTTTCAACACCACCCGCAAACGGGAAAACGTGCTGCTACAAGCGAAGGTGTGTCAGTCCGGCAACGCCGGCCCCGCTGTCAACGTGCTGGCGGGGGCCATGCAGAACACGCTCGGGCAGTAG
- the egtA gene encoding ergothioneine biosynthesis glutamate--cysteine ligase EgtA yields the protein MAVPVRSDPARLPPGEFLNAEHAASCIEAHCLRDGPVGQVGLEIEAHCFDVDDPLRRPGWDELSEVIASVPALPGHSRITVEPGGAVELSGPPADGPSAAITALQADRAVLRAEFGRRGLGLVLLGADPVRPTQRINPGSRYQAMETFFAASGSAEAGAAMMTSTASVQVNLDAGPRADWAQRVRLAHALGPTMIAITANSPMLGGQFTGWKSSRQRVWSQLDSARCGPILGADGDDPASDWARYALRAPVMLVNLPDEGLAVPVTNWVPFADWADGRAVLGGRRPTEADLEYHLTTLFPPVRPRRWLEIRYLDSVQDALWPAVVFMLSTLLDDPEAAAIATEATAPVATAWDRAARIGLTDRRLQEAALVCVSAAAERAPAELTESMEQLMRSVQEGRCPADDFADQVVGHGIASAMGLLVKGEL from the coding sequence ATGGCAGTACCCGTCAGGTCTGATCCAGCTCGCCTTCCTCCGGGCGAATTCCTCAATGCCGAGCACGCGGCGTCGTGCATCGAAGCGCACTGCCTGCGTGACGGGCCGGTCGGGCAGGTGGGCCTGGAGATCGAGGCGCACTGTTTCGACGTCGATGATCCGCTGCGGCGCCCCGGTTGGGATGAGCTCTCCGAGGTGATCGCCTCGGTACCCGCGTTGCCCGGTCACAGCCGGATCACCGTCGAACCCGGGGGTGCGGTCGAGTTGTCCGGGCCCCCGGCGGACGGACCTTCGGCGGCCATTACCGCTCTGCAGGCCGATCGGGCCGTGCTTCGCGCCGAGTTCGGACGCCGAGGACTGGGCCTGGTGCTGTTGGGCGCGGATCCGGTGCGGCCCACGCAACGGATCAACCCGGGCTCGCGCTACCAGGCGATGGAGACGTTCTTCGCGGCCAGTGGGTCAGCAGAGGCGGGGGCGGCGATGATGACGTCGACGGCCTCGGTTCAGGTCAACCTCGACGCCGGCCCGCGCGCCGACTGGGCACAGCGGGTTCGTCTGGCGCATGCCCTCGGTCCGACGATGATCGCGATCACCGCGAATTCGCCGATGCTCGGCGGACAGTTCACCGGGTGGAAGTCCTCGCGGCAGCGGGTGTGGAGCCAGTTGGATTCCGCCCGGTGCGGACCGATTCTGGGCGCCGATGGCGACGATCCGGCCAGTGACTGGGCGCGTTATGCGTTGCGGGCGCCGGTGATGCTGGTCAACCTTCCCGACGAGGGCCTGGCGGTCCCCGTGACCAATTGGGTCCCGTTCGCCGACTGGGCCGACGGTCGCGCGGTGCTCGGAGGCCGTCGCCCCACCGAAGCCGATCTCGAATACCACCTGACGACACTGTTCCCGCCGGTGCGTCCACGGCGCTGGCTGGAGATCCGCTATCTCGACAGCGTGCAGGATGCGTTGTGGCCGGCGGTGGTGTTCATGCTGAGCACGCTGCTGGACGATCCCGAGGCCGCCGCGATCGCCACCGAGGCGACGGCCCCGGTGGCCACGGCATGGGACCGGGCGGCCCGGATCGGGCTGACCGATCGACGCCTCCAGGAAGCGGCGCTGGTGTGTGTTTCGGCCGCGGCCGAGCGGGCGCCGGCGGAGTTGACGGAATCGATGGAGCAGTTGATGCGTTCGGTCCAGGAGGGACGCTGCCCGGCCGACGATTTCGCCGACCAGGTGGTGGGCCATGGAATCGCTTCTGCGATGGGCCTACTGGTGAAGGGCGAGCTTTGA
- the egtB gene encoding ergothioneine biosynthesis protein EgtB translates to MTAREALAQQLTRARDRTLGLVDFDDAELHRQYSPLMSPLVWDLAHIGQQEEFWLLRSGNPDRPGLLAPEVDRLYDAFVHSRVSRVGLPLLPPTDARTYCATVRSKALDALDVLDADDAAFNFGLVISHENQHDETMLQALNLRSGPPLLGTGTALPAGRSGVAGTSVLIPGGPFVLGVDELTEPHSLDNERPAHAVEVADFRIGRVPVTNAEWREFVDDSGYQQSRWWSSRGWAHRQETGLTAPEFWGPDGTRTRFGHVETIPADEPVQHVTFFEAEAYAAWAGARLPTEIEWEKACAWDPAVGARRRFPWGASEPTDALANLGGDARRPAPVGAYPAGASAYGVEQMLGDVWEWTTSRLRPWPGFTPMVYDRYTEPFFEGNGAGDYRVLRGGSWAVSADILRPSFRNWDHPIRRQIFSGVRLAWDAS, encoded by the coding sequence TTGACCGCACGCGAGGCGTTGGCGCAGCAGCTCACCCGGGCGCGGGACCGCACCCTGGGTCTGGTCGACTTCGACGATGCCGAGCTGCACCGCCAGTACAGCCCGTTGATGAGCCCGCTGGTGTGGGACCTCGCCCATATCGGTCAGCAGGAAGAGTTTTGGCTGCTGCGCAGCGGCAATCCGGACCGTCCGGGCCTGCTCGCCCCGGAGGTCGACCGCCTCTACGACGCATTCGTGCATTCTCGGGTCAGCCGAGTCGGCCTGCCGCTGCTGCCGCCGACGGATGCGCGAACCTATTGTGCGACGGTGCGATCCAAGGCTCTGGATGCGCTGGACGTCCTCGATGCTGACGATGCGGCGTTCAACTTCGGGCTGGTGATCAGCCACGAGAACCAGCACGACGAGACGATGTTGCAGGCGCTGAACCTGCGGTCCGGTCCACCACTGCTCGGCACCGGAACCGCCTTGCCTGCCGGGCGATCGGGCGTGGCCGGTACCTCGGTGCTGATTCCGGGTGGGCCGTTCGTGCTCGGGGTAGACGAACTCACCGAACCGCATTCGCTGGACAACGAGCGCCCGGCGCATGCCGTGGAGGTGGCGGACTTTCGCATCGGGCGCGTCCCGGTCACCAATGCCGAGTGGCGCGAGTTCGTCGACGACAGCGGCTATCAGCAGTCGCGTTGGTGGTCTTCGCGCGGCTGGGCGCACCGTCAGGAGACGGGTCTGACCGCGCCCGAGTTCTGGGGGCCGGACGGCACCCGCACCCGGTTCGGCCACGTCGAGACCATCCCGGCCGACGAACCGGTCCAACACGTCACGTTCTTCGAAGCCGAGGCCTACGCGGCGTGGGCGGGGGCCCGGCTGCCCACCGAGATCGAGTGGGAGAAGGCCTGCGCCTGGGATCCGGCGGTCGGGGCCCGTCGCCGATTCCCCTGGGGTGCTTCCGAACCCACCGACGCCCTGGCGAACCTCGGCGGCGACGCGCGTCGGCCCGCGCCGGTGGGTGCGTATCCGGCCGGAGCGTCGGCCTATGGTGTCGAGCAGATGTTGGGCGATGTCTGGGAGTGGACCACCTCGCGGCTGCGGCCCTGGCCCGGCTTCACCCCGATGGTCTACGACCGCTACACCGAGCCCTTTTTCGAAGGCAATGGGGCTGGGGACTACCGGGTCCTGCGCGGTGGTTCGTGGGCGGTGTCCGCCGACATCCTGCGGCCGAGCTTCCGCAACTGGGACCATCCGATTCGGCGCCAGATCTTCTCCGGTGTGCGTCTGGCCTGGGACGCGTCCTGA
- the egtC gene encoding ergothioneine biosynthesis protein EgtC, whose translation MCRHIGWLGAPRSVASLMLDPPQGLLVQSYAPRRQKHGLMNADGWGAGFFDDDVPRRWRSDKPLWGDASLASVAPALSSGCVVAAVRSATIGMPIEPSASAPFTDGQWLLSHNGVVDRAVLPLTGVAESTVDSAVLAALIFARGLDALGQTVAEVGALDPNARLNILAANGSRMVATTWGDTLSILRLPEGVVLASEPYDDDPGWSDIPDRHLVHVTGSDVELTPVEGLV comes from the coding sequence ATGTGCCGGCATATCGGGTGGTTGGGCGCACCGCGGTCGGTGGCCTCGCTGATGCTGGATCCGCCGCAGGGGCTGCTGGTGCAGTCGTATGCGCCGCGGCGCCAGAAACACGGGTTGATGAACGCCGACGGTTGGGGCGCAGGGTTTTTTGATGATGACGTGCCCCGTCGGTGGCGCAGTGACAAGCCGCTGTGGGGTGATGCCTCCCTCGCCTCGGTCGCACCCGCGTTGAGCAGTGGTTGCGTGGTCGCGGCCGTGCGTTCGGCGACCATCGGCATGCCGATCGAACCCTCGGCCTCCGCGCCGTTCACCGACGGGCAGTGGCTGCTGTCGCACAACGGGGTCGTCGACCGTGCGGTGCTGCCGTTGACTGGGGTCGCCGAATCCACCGTCGACAGTGCGGTGCTGGCCGCGCTGATCTTCGCGCGGGGTCTGGACGCACTGGGCCAGACGGTGGCCGAAGTCGGGGCCCTGGATCCGAATGCGCGCTTGAACATCCTGGCTGCCAACGGTTCTCGTATGGTAGCCACCACCTGGGGAGACACGCTGTCGATCTTGCGACTGCCGGAGGGCGTCGTACTCGCCAGCGAACCCTACGACGACGATCCCGGCTGGTCCGACATCCCGGACCGCCATCTGGTGCACGTGACCGGCTCTGATGTCGAGCTCACACCCGTGGAAGGTTTGGTATGA
- the egtD gene encoding L-histidine N(alpha)-methyltransferase, whose protein sequence is MTLTLSNYLAADSAATALRRDVREGLAQSPKMLPPKWFYDSVGSDLFDQITRLPEYYPTRTEAQILTDRSAEITAAAGADTLVELGSGTSEKTRMLLDAMRDGGQLRRFVPFDVDAGVLRAAGDAIGQEYPGIEIDAVCGDFEEHLGKIPAVGRRLVAFLGSTIGNLTPGPRADFLASLAETLQPGDSVLLGTDLVKGADRLVSAYDDSAGVTAAFNRNVLSVVNRELDADFDLDAFEHVAKWNADEERIEMWLRADEPQQVRIAGLDLDVAFGAGEEMLTEVSCKFRADGVADELAKAGLQQTHWWTDDAGDFGLSLAVK, encoded by the coding sequence ATGACGCTCACCTTGTCCAACTACCTGGCCGCCGACTCGGCCGCTACCGCACTGCGCCGTGACGTGCGCGAAGGGCTGGCGCAATCGCCGAAGATGCTGCCACCCAAGTGGTTCTACGATTCAGTGGGCAGCGATCTGTTCGACCAGATCACCCGGCTGCCCGAGTATTACCCGACTCGGACCGAAGCGCAGATCCTCACCGACCGCTCGGCGGAGATCACTGCGGCCGCCGGTGCCGACACCCTCGTCGAGTTGGGTAGCGGCACGTCGGAGAAGACGCGGATGTTGCTCGACGCCATGCGCGACGGCGGGCAGCTGCGCCGGTTCGTCCCGTTCGACGTCGACGCCGGTGTGCTGCGGGCTGCCGGCGACGCGATCGGCCAGGAGTATCCGGGCATCGAAATCGACGCGGTATGTGGCGATTTCGAGGAACACCTGGGCAAGATCCCGGCAGTCGGACGCCGGCTGGTGGCCTTCCTCGGTTCGACCATCGGCAATCTCACGCCGGGTCCGCGCGCGGATTTCCTGGCGTCGTTGGCGGAGACCCTGCAACCCGGTGACAGCGTGCTGTTGGGCACCGATCTGGTCAAGGGCGCCGACCGGCTGGTCAGCGCCTACGACGACAGCGCCGGTGTCACCGCGGCGTTCAACCGCAATGTGCTGTCGGTGGTGAACCGCGAGCTCGACGCCGATTTCGACCTCGACGCCTTCGAGCATGTGGCGAAGTGGAATGCCGACGAGGAGCGCATCGAGATGTGGCTGCGGGCGGATGAGCCGCAGCAGGTCAGGATCGCCGGCTTGGATCTCGACGTCGCATTCGGTGCCGGCGAAGAGATGCTGACCGAGGTGTCCTGCAAGTTCCGGGCCGACGGAGTGGCCGATGAACTGGCGAAAGCCGGTCTGCAACAGACCCATTGGTGGACCGATGACGCCGGTGACTTCGGCTTGTCGTTGGCGGTGAAATGA
- the egtE gene encoding ergothioneine biosynthesis PLP-dependent enzyme EgtE, with translation MSLAQQWADARPKVAGLHLDSGACSRQSLAVIDAVAAHARHEAEVGGYVAAEAAAPVLEAGRAAVAALTGLAAADVVYTSGSNHSLDLLLGSWTGERTAACLPGEFAPNLAVMAANGFQVRALPVDGDGRVDVDAAARQFASDPPALVHFTALASHRGLAQPLAEMVAVCRAAGVPIVVDAAQAFGHLDCNIGADAIYSSSRKWLAGPRGVGFLAVAPELVARLRRRFPPASWDVPVTVLQSFEHGEHNAATRIGYSVALGEHLAAGPDLVRARLAEVGRTARQVLAGVPGWRVVEPVDEPTAITTLEPTDGADPTAVRAWLIAERGIVTTACELARAPFEMTKPVLRISPHVDTTTEDLEQFAAVLRDVP, from the coding sequence ATGAGCCTCGCACAACAGTGGGCCGATGCCCGCCCCAAGGTCGCCGGATTGCACCTCGACAGCGGCGCCTGCTCGCGGCAGAGCCTCGCCGTCATCGACGCCGTAGCCGCACACGCGCGTCACGAGGCCGAAGTGGGCGGCTACGTGGCAGCCGAGGCGGCCGCACCTGTGCTTGAGGCAGGGCGGGCCGCGGTCGCGGCGTTGACCGGCCTCGCCGCCGCCGATGTGGTGTACACGTCGGGTTCCAACCATTCGTTGGACTTGCTGCTCGGCAGCTGGACAGGGGAGCGCACGGCGGCCTGCCTGCCGGGCGAGTTCGCGCCGAACCTCGCGGTCATGGCCGCCAACGGTTTCCAGGTGCGTGCGTTGCCGGTCGACGGGGACGGACGCGTTGATGTCGACGCGGCGGCCCGCCAGTTCGCCTCTGATCCACCGGCTTTGGTCCATTTCACGGCGCTGGCCAGCCACCGCGGGCTGGCCCAGCCGCTGGCCGAGATGGTCGCGGTGTGCCGCGCGGCGGGCGTTCCGATCGTGGTCGATGCCGCACAGGCGTTCGGGCATCTGGACTGCAACATCGGTGCCGATGCGATTTATTCGTCGTCGCGCAAATGGCTGGCCGGGCCGCGCGGCGTGGGATTCCTCGCGGTGGCGCCGGAACTGGTGGCGCGGCTGCGGCGACGTTTTCCGCCGGCGTCGTGGGATGTGCCGGTGACGGTGCTGCAGAGCTTCGAACACGGTGAACACAACGCCGCGACCCGCATCGGCTACTCGGTGGCCCTGGGTGAACATCTCGCCGCCGGTCCGGATCTCGTTCGGGCCCGGCTTGCCGAGGTGGGGCGCACGGCGCGACAGGTGCTGGCCGGGGTACCCGGTTGGCGAGTGGTGGAACCCGTCGATGAACCCACCGCGATCACCACGCTCGAGCCCACCGACGGTGCGGATCCGACCGCGGTGCGGGCCTGGCTGATCGCCGAGCGTGGCATCGTCACCACCGCATGTGAACTGGCGCGGGCACCGTTCGAGATGACCAAGCCGGTACTGCGGATCTCGCCGCATGTCGACACCACTACCGAGGATCTGGAGCAGTTCGCCGCGGTGCTACGGGACGTGCCTTAG
- a CDS encoding DUF6985 domain-containing protein — MTTIKIPYFDGAEVELDYDDVAPHDKTAAEAVLATFLALTPADRIADSRHVYAYYRDYHYAVGGEDWLDEEMGVPQTPADIWASVTPGPVVVSEWYGHWYVVMQAECRWESSHGLMMVWQEGAKLSKVSQYDGHTDNGRGYDDVVYSATDDEYTTRL, encoded by the coding sequence GTGACAACGATCAAGATCCCCTATTTCGACGGCGCCGAGGTCGAGCTCGACTACGACGACGTCGCACCGCACGACAAGACCGCAGCAGAGGCGGTCCTGGCGACCTTCCTGGCACTCACGCCGGCGGACCGGATCGCCGACTCTCGCCACGTATATGCGTACTACCGGGATTACCACTACGCGGTCGGCGGCGAGGATTGGCTCGACGAGGAAATGGGTGTGCCGCAAACTCCCGCCGACATCTGGGCAAGCGTCACACCCGGACCGGTCGTGGTCAGCGAATGGTACGGACACTGGTATGTCGTGATGCAAGCCGAATGCCGGTGGGAGTCGTCTCACGGGCTGATGATGGTCTGGCAGGAGGGGGCGAAGCTGTCGAAAGTCAGCCAATACGACGGACATACGGACAATGGGCGCGGGTACGACGACGTCGTCTATTCGGCGACAGACGACGAATACACGACGCGGCTCTAA